The following are encoded in a window of Brevibacillus ruminantium genomic DNA:
- a CDS encoding ABC transporter ATP-binding protein, translating to MQLSAHEVGFRYEKKGWLFRNVSLTISAGEVVGLLGPSGCGKTTFARLLAGYESPHEGTILLEGKPLGKRGYHPVQMVFQHPEKAVNGRWRMRRILEEGGHPGDELLSDLGIEKEWLHRWPHELSGGELQRFSIARALGPDTRFLIADEMTTMLDAITQAQIWQSVRAIARKRGMGIVVISHEQHLVQRICERVVDFQQFT from the coding sequence ATGCAACTTAGCGCACACGAGGTTGGATTTCGCTATGAAAAAAAAGGCTGGCTGTTTCGAAACGTCAGCTTGACGATCTCGGCAGGTGAGGTAGTCGGTTTGCTCGGCCCCAGCGGCTGCGGCAAAACGACGTTCGCCCGTTTGCTTGCAGGCTATGAAAGTCCGCATGAAGGAACTATCTTGCTTGAAGGAAAGCCGCTCGGCAAACGCGGTTATCATCCGGTGCAAATGGTTTTTCAGCATCCGGAAAAAGCCGTAAACGGCCGCTGGCGGATGAGACGCATCCTGGAGGAGGGAGGGCATCCAGGGGATGAGCTCCTCTCCGATCTGGGGATTGAAAAAGAGTGGCTGCATCGATGGCCGCATGAATTGTCGGGTGGTGAGCTTCAACGATTCTCCATCGCTCGTGCGCTCGGACCAGACACCCGCTTTCTGATCGCCGATGAAATGACCACCATGCTCGATGCCATCACCCAAGCACAAATTTGGCAAAGCGTACGGGCCATTGCCCGCAAGCGCGGGATGGGCATCGTCGTCATCAGCCACGAACAGCATCTGGTCCAAAGAATCTGTGAGCGCGTCGTCGATTTTCAGCAGTTTACTTAA
- a CDS encoding ABC transporter ATP-binding protein has translation MSILEVQNLSISFQQYTSGLKQKTTRVISSLDISLNEGEILAVVGSSGSGKSLLAHAILGILPDHAILSGTITYDGERLTPARQAALRGKEIALIPQSVTYLDPLMRVGAQVRTAVRNGDAAEKQRRVFEQYQLDPAVEKLFPFQLSGGMARRVLVSMAMVSGARVLIADEPTPGLDPAVMKEALRYFRELADSGAAVMLITHDIDSATQIADKIAVFYAGSTVEVAPVKDFEESGERLRHPYSRALWRALPQNDFVPIPGSQPKPGSLPEGCTFAPRCEHAVAACASVQPEMRELRGGMVRCVHAT, from the coding sequence ATGTCCATCCTGGAAGTGCAAAATTTGTCAATATCGTTCCAGCAGTATACAAGTGGTTTGAAGCAGAAAACGACCAGGGTGATCTCCAGTCTGGATATTTCTTTGAATGAAGGCGAAATCCTCGCCGTCGTCGGCTCCAGTGGGTCGGGAAAAAGCTTGCTCGCCCATGCCATCCTGGGGATTCTTCCTGATCATGCCATTTTGAGCGGAACCATTACCTATGACGGAGAGCGGCTGACCCCAGCCAGACAGGCGGCTTTACGCGGCAAAGAAATCGCGCTGATTCCCCAGTCCGTAACGTATCTGGACCCGCTGATGCGTGTAGGCGCACAGGTGAGAACAGCTGTTCGCAACGGGGATGCAGCAGAAAAACAGCGAAGAGTTTTTGAACAATACCAGCTCGATCCGGCGGTGGAGAAGCTGTTTCCCTTTCAATTGTCCGGGGGTATGGCACGCAGGGTTCTCGTATCTATGGCCATGGTGAGCGGCGCGCGCGTATTGATTGCGGATGAGCCGACACCCGGTCTTGACCCGGCCGTGATGAAGGAAGCTCTGCGTTATTTCAGAGAATTGGCGGACAGTGGGGCAGCCGTCATGCTGATCACGCATGACATCGATTCTGCCACGCAGATCGCAGATAAAATTGCCGTGTTTTATGCCGGGAGTACGGTGGAGGTAGCACCGGTAAAAGACTTCGAAGAAAGCGGAGAAAGACTGCGGCATCCTTACAGCCGCGCGTTGTGGCGAGCTTTGCCGCAAAATGATTTTGTTCCGATACCGGGGTCCCAGCCAAAGCCCGGCTCACTTCCGGAAGGGTGCACGTTCGCTCCGCGCTGTGAGCATGCGGTAGCCGCTTGTGCATCGGTACAACCGGAGATGAGAGAGCTTCGCGGGGGAATGGTGAGGTGTGTCCATGCAACTTAG
- a CDS encoding ABC transporter permease, with protein sequence MSNLLHVMPQFNRRQRTLFGISFGSCLLAAVLLGAWLVGSDGLATQLSQRNLAPSFAHPFGTDWLGRDMLTRTLKGIRLSLGVGMLAALCSVVIALVLGMAAATMGRMADRVVTWLVDLFMSVPHLVTLILIAFTLGGGLKGVVVGVALTHWPNLTRIIRAEVMQLRAAEYVQISRQLGKSRWWIATRHLLPHLIPQLVVGLLLLFPHAILHESAVTFIGLGLSPHEPAIGIILSESMRYLSTGMWWLAFFPGLSLLLVVRIFDVLGENLRLLIDPRRAHDS encoded by the coding sequence ATGAGCAACCTGCTACATGTGATGCCACAGTTCAACCGCAGGCAGCGCACTCTCTTTGGAATCAGCTTCGGCTCATGTCTTCTGGCAGCGGTCCTGCTGGGCGCCTGGCTCGTTGGCAGCGATGGACTGGCGACCCAGTTAAGCCAGCGCAATTTGGCTCCCTCTTTCGCACATCCTTTTGGAACAGACTGGCTTGGACGCGATATGCTGACACGCACGCTAAAAGGCATCCGCCTCAGTCTCGGCGTCGGGATGCTGGCAGCTCTCTGCAGTGTGGTGATCGCACTCGTCTTGGGGATGGCCGCCGCCACGATGGGCAGAATGGCAGATCGAGTGGTTACGTGGCTGGTCGATTTATTTATGAGTGTCCCTCATCTGGTGACATTGATCCTGATCGCCTTCACGCTGGGCGGCGGGCTCAAAGGCGTCGTCGTAGGCGTGGCCCTGACCCACTGGCCCAATCTGACCAGGATCATTCGGGCCGAAGTGATGCAGCTTCGCGCTGCGGAGTATGTGCAAATCTCACGTCAACTGGGTAAATCGCGTTGGTGGATTGCGACAAGACATCTTTTGCCGCACTTGATTCCCCAATTGGTCGTCGGTTTGTTGCTTCTGTTTCCTCACGCCATCCTGCATGAATCAGCGGTTACCTTTATCGGCCTGGGGCTGTCACCGCATGAGCCTGCCATCGGGATTATCCTTTCGGAGTCGATGCGTTACCTCTCTACCGGTATGTGGTGGCTGGCCTTCTTTCCGGGGCTGAGCTTGCTTTTGGTTGTACGAATATTTGATGTACTGGGAGAAAATTTGCGCCTGCTGATCGACCCGCGCAGGGCCCATGATTCCTAA
- a CDS encoding ABC transporter permease, which yields MKKLIRAASLIAAVCLLSFLLVKSSPIDPVQAYIGADMMRISPEQREQIAQYWGLDKPALEQFLHWGQAAVTGDLGTSMIYRRPVFEIIQEKFLSSLALMLGAWISSGILGFLLGVFAAMKRATWVDRLIRWYCYTLASTPAFWLGLLLLMIFAVWLNWFPVGMGVPAGVLAEDVMLADRLKHFILPALTLSIIGVAPIALHTRQKLIDVLASDYVLFARARGEKGFVLFWRHGLRNIALPAITLQFAAFSELFGGTVLAEQVFSYPGLGQATVEAGIRGDVPLLLGLVLFSSLFVFAGNTIADLLYRIVDPRMREDRTV from the coding sequence ATGAAGAAACTCATTCGGGCTGCCTCTTTGATCGCGGCTGTCTGCTTGCTTTCTTTTTTGCTCGTCAAAAGCTCGCCGATTGATCCAGTACAGGCCTATATCGGAGCGGATATGATGCGGATCAGTCCAGAGCAAAGAGAACAAATTGCCCAATACTGGGGCCTGGATAAGCCGGCCTTGGAGCAATTTTTACATTGGGGGCAAGCCGCGGTCACGGGAGATTTGGGAACTTCCATGATTTATCGGAGACCCGTGTTTGAAATCATTCAGGAAAAATTTTTAAGTTCACTCGCGCTGATGCTGGGCGCCTGGATTTCGTCCGGCATACTCGGCTTTTTGCTTGGCGTCTTCGCTGCCATGAAAAGAGCGACTTGGGTTGATCGGCTGATTCGCTGGTATTGCTATACGCTTGCGTCTACCCCGGCTTTTTGGCTAGGTCTGCTCTTGCTGATGATTTTTGCCGTCTGGCTGAATTGGTTTCCTGTCGGGATGGGAGTGCCTGCAGGAGTACTTGCAGAAGATGTGATGCTGGCCGATCGACTGAAGCATTTCATTTTGCCTGCACTCACCCTGAGCATCATCGGAGTGGCTCCTATCGCCCTGCACACCCGGCAAAAACTGATTGATGTGTTGGCAAGCGATTATGTTCTGTTTGCCAGAGCGAGGGGAGAAAAAGGGTTTGTGCTTTTTTGGCGACACGGCTTGCGTAACATCGCACTCCCCGCAATTACGCTGCAATTTGCAGCATTCAGTGAACTGTTTGGCGGCACGGTACTGGCCGAGCAGGTCTTCTCTTACCCCGGACTTGGGCAAGCGACGGTGGAGGCGGGTATTCGCGGAGATGTGCCGCTGCTCCTCGGGCTGGTCCTGTTCAGTTCACTCTTTGTTTTTGCAGGAAATACCATTGCGGATCTGCTTTATCGTATCGTGGACCCGAGAATGAGAGAGGATCGAACCGTATGA
- a CDS encoding ABC transporter substrate-binding protein, protein MIKRQIGFLAIAGVLLSSAIVGCSQSATQKPAHTQQGQQSKEELILAIGGEPDNGFDPTTGWGRYGSPLFQSTLLKRDADFQVVNDLATGYEVSEDRLVWTVKLRDDVKFSDGQPLTADDVVYTFDTAAASGSVVDLHIVDKVEAVDSTTVRFSLKKPQSTFINSLITTGIVPKHAHNKDYAEKPIGSGPYQLVQWDKGQQLIVKANPEYYGKKSAFQKITFLFLNEDAAFAAAKAGKVDMAAIPSSMSKQNVPGMRLEAATSVDNRGIVFPVVKAGEKTKEGYPIGNDVTADPAIRQAVNMAVDRQALVQGILEGHGTPAYTSSDKLPWWNPDTVIKDADLEGAKNLLSSAGWKDADGDGILEKGSLKAEFSLLYPASDVTRQSLSIAVADMMKPLGLSIKAEGKSWDELESLMHANPVMFGWGSHDPQEMYHLYSSTTAGVGYYNPGYYSNPTVDAYMEKALAAATEQEAMEFWKKAQWDGEKGFSAKGDAAWAWLVNVDHVYLVNEHLDTGKQRIHPHGHGWPVTDNIDEWIWNE, encoded by the coding sequence GTGATCAAAAGACAGATCGGATTTTTGGCAATCGCAGGGGTGCTTCTTTCCAGCGCAATCGTCGGTTGTTCGCAGTCTGCCACGCAAAAGCCAGCCCACACACAGCAGGGCCAGCAGAGTAAAGAGGAGTTGATTTTAGCGATAGGGGGAGAGCCTGATAACGGGTTTGATCCTACGACGGGATGGGGGCGCTACGGATCACCGCTGTTCCAGAGTACGCTGCTCAAAAGAGATGCGGATTTTCAGGTCGTCAATGACCTGGCTACCGGCTACGAGGTGAGTGAGGATCGCCTTGTGTGGACAGTAAAGCTGCGGGATGATGTGAAGTTCTCAGATGGCCAGCCTTTGACTGCCGATGACGTTGTCTATACCTTTGACACAGCAGCGGCAAGCGGCTCCGTGGTTGATTTACATATCGTGGACAAAGTAGAGGCCGTTGATTCTACGACTGTACGTTTTTCCCTGAAAAAACCGCAGTCTACCTTTATCAATTCTCTGATCACGACAGGGATTGTGCCGAAGCATGCTCATAACAAGGATTACGCGGAAAAGCCGATTGGTTCGGGTCCCTACCAGCTGGTGCAATGGGATAAAGGGCAGCAGCTGATCGTCAAAGCAAATCCGGAATACTACGGGAAAAAATCTGCCTTTCAAAAAATTACGTTTTTATTCCTGAACGAGGATGCGGCGTTTGCTGCTGCCAAAGCAGGCAAAGTTGATATGGCTGCAATACCTTCCTCGATGAGCAAGCAAAACGTTCCAGGAATGAGGCTGGAAGCTGCGACAAGTGTGGATAATCGCGGAATTGTGTTTCCGGTGGTAAAAGCCGGAGAAAAAACCAAAGAAGGATATCCCATCGGAAACGATGTAACGGCCGATCCGGCAATTCGCCAAGCTGTTAATATGGCCGTGGATCGGCAAGCACTTGTGCAGGGAATCCTGGAAGGCCATGGTACGCCGGCCTATACCTCCAGCGACAAGCTTCCTTGGTGGAATCCAGATACTGTGATCAAAGATGCAGATCTGGAGGGGGCGAAAAACCTTTTGTCCAGCGCCGGCTGGAAGGACGCGGACGGCGACGGGATTCTCGAAAAAGGCTCGCTGAAAGCCGAATTTTCGCTGCTCTATCCCGCCAGTGATGTGACTCGCCAATCATTGTCCATCGCAGTCGCTGATATGATGAAGCCGCTCGGGCTGAGCATCAAGGCGGAGGGAAAAAGCTGGGATGAGCTCGAATCCTTGATGCATGCCAATCCGGTCATGTTTGGATGGGGCAGTCATGATCCGCAGGAAATGTATCATTTGTACAGCAGTACAACAGCGGGTGTCGGCTATTACAATCCCGGGTACTACTCCAATCCGACGGTAGATGCCTATATGGAGAAGGCTTTGGCTGCGGCTACGGAACAGGAAGCGATGGAGTTCTGGAAAAAAGCGCAGTGGGATGGAGAAAAGGGATTTAGTGCAAAAGGTGACGCTGCCTGGGCATGGCTGGTCAATGTAGACCATGTGTACCTGGTCAACGAGCATCTCGATACCGGGAAACAGAGAATTCATCCGCACGGGCATGGCTGGCCTGTAACGGACAACATCGATGAGTGGATTTGGAATGAGTAG
- a CDS encoding serine hydroxymethyltransferase: MASNQSPAKNLEIHDEKVLGWARDLLDQCSSPRMMQQEVINAVERNALWRGEECLNLLAPEAPTSPTVRKLLASEVGTRAAEGHIGPTERWFAGTKYIDEIEALCVELLKRVFQCNYADHRLVASMLGNMTVYAAMTNPGDHVMTIAQPFGGHSSNRIDGPAGIRGLQIHDVPMDPVELEVDLDQFAEAARRIKPRLVTLGASMTLFPFPLKEMAEIVSEWGGRIFFDGAHQLGLIGGGQFQDPLREGACVITGSAGKTFSGPQSGIILWNDPELAKPITDAIFPALAATHQVNRVAALAAAAAEFLAYGNDYMAQIVTNAQALGKALADRGVPVLGSHKGFTRTHQIILDVRAYGGGLKVAQELAKANIITNKNLIPCDRPEDWDYPSGLRIGTTEVTRLGMKEAEMETVANLIVSVLEGKEEPEETRKQVIEMRRGYQKIHYCFD; this comes from the coding sequence ATGGCGTCTAACCAATCACCTGCAAAAAACCTTGAAATCCATGATGAAAAAGTGTTGGGGTGGGCAAGAGATCTGCTGGATCAATGCTCCTCTCCCCGAATGATGCAGCAGGAAGTCATCAACGCGGTGGAAAGAAATGCGCTGTGGAGAGGGGAAGAATGCCTCAATCTGCTTGCTCCTGAAGCCCCGACGAGCCCCACGGTACGAAAACTCCTGGCTTCAGAGGTGGGCACTCGTGCCGCAGAAGGTCATATCGGCCCGACAGAACGGTGGTTTGCCGGTACCAAGTACATCGACGAAATTGAGGCTTTGTGCGTAGAGCTGTTAAAACGGGTCTTTCAGTGCAACTATGCTGATCACCGGCTCGTAGCCAGTATGCTCGGAAATATGACGGTGTATGCCGCAATGACCAATCCGGGTGATCACGTCATGACGATCGCACAGCCGTTTGGCGGTCATTCCAGCAATCGAATCGACGGGCCTGCCGGTATAAGGGGGCTGCAAATTCACGACGTTCCGATGGACCCTGTTGAACTGGAAGTAGATCTGGACCAGTTTGCGGAGGCAGCCCGGCGAATCAAGCCTCGTCTCGTGACTCTCGGTGCTTCCATGACCTTGTTTCCTTTCCCCCTAAAGGAAATGGCGGAGATCGTGTCCGAATGGGGCGGGCGGATCTTTTTTGACGGCGCTCATCAGCTCGGGCTGATCGGCGGCGGGCAGTTTCAGGACCCGCTTCGCGAGGGTGCCTGCGTGATCACCGGATCGGCCGGAAAAACATTCAGCGGACCACAGAGCGGGATTATCCTTTGGAATGATCCGGAGCTGGCCAAACCGATTACCGATGCCATATTCCCGGCATTGGCAGCGACCCATCAAGTCAACCGGGTGGCGGCCTTGGCTGCAGCAGCAGCCGAGTTTCTGGCTTACGGGAATGATTACATGGCACAGATTGTCACCAATGCCCAGGCACTGGGGAAAGCACTGGCGGATCGGGGCGTACCCGTTCTGGGGTCACATAAGGGCTTTACCCGTACACATCAGATTATCCTGGACGTGCGAGCATACGGCGGAGGCTTGAAAGTCGCTCAGGAGTTGGCAAAGGCAAATATCATTACCAATAAAAACCTGATTCCCTGCGATAGACCGGAGGACTGGGACTATCCAAGCGGCTTGCGCATCGGCACGACAGAAGTGACCAGGCTGGGTATGAAAGAGGCAGAAATGGAAACAGTCGCAAATCTGATCGTGTCCGTCCTAGAGGGGAAAGAAGAGCCGGAGGAGACGAGAAAACAAGTCATCGAGATGCGCCGCGGGTATCAGAAGATTCACTATTGCTTTGATTAA
- a CDS encoding GntR family transcriptional regulator, with protein MKIIKPLERPVLRDQIYEYLKKAIITLELAPGQRIKDSDLAADFGVSRTPVREALKRLEDEGLVESAPGSLTRISPIHMQEAKHAFTVVATLHALAARLAVPVMSEQDCADMEEKNRQLAKAMQEKNMIRAVEADDAFHQVFLEVCGNREIDLALERIVPKIRRLEFAKFSSLEGLRSVEQHVAIIEACKAQDAGKAAQLTEENWLSLGRVLTAES; from the coding sequence ATGAAAATCATAAAACCGTTAGAACGCCCCGTTTTGCGAGACCAGATTTATGAATATCTGAAAAAGGCCATCATTACATTGGAGCTGGCGCCTGGGCAGCGCATCAAAGACAGTGATTTGGCTGCGGATTTTGGCGTGAGCCGAACACCTGTCCGGGAAGCGCTGAAAAGACTGGAAGACGAGGGACTGGTTGAATCGGCTCCCGGCTCACTCACCCGGATCAGTCCGATTCATATGCAGGAGGCCAAGCACGCCTTTACCGTGGTTGCCACCCTTCACGCGCTTGCGGCACGGCTCGCTGTTCCTGTGATGTCCGAGCAGGATTGCGCCGATATGGAGGAGAAAAACCGCCAGCTTGCCAAAGCGATGCAGGAAAAAAATATGATTCGTGCGGTTGAAGCAGATGATGCTTTTCACCAGGTCTTCCTGGAGGTTTGCGGGAATCGAGAAATCGACCTTGCCCTCGAACGCATTGTTCCCAAAATTCGGCGCTTGGAATTTGCAAAGTTCAGTTCCCTTGAAGGACTCCGCTCCGTAGAGCAGCATGTTGCGATTATAGAAGCCTGCAAAGCACAGGATGCCGGGAAAGCAGCCCAGCTAACGGAGGAAAATTGGTTAAGCCTTGGCAGAGTACTTACAGCGGAATCATAG
- a CDS encoding YitT family protein, whose product MKGNRKRMRYRSLFLRLIFICLGAILVSVALEIFLVPNNIIDGGITGISIMLAHLTGIKLGLYLFVLNLPFLVIGYKQIGKTFALSTLIGVAVMSIGTTYLIPVPVLTHDLLLSAVFGGIILGIGIGMVIRAGGSLDGTEIVSILLSKKSPFSVGELVMIINIFILGSAGFIFGWDKAMYSLIAYYIAFKMIDITIEGLDQSKSVWIISEEYTQIGEALSARLGRGVTYLEGEGGYSGEYKKVIFCVITRLEEAKLKTIVEEIDDSAFLAIGNIHDVRGGRFKKKNIH is encoded by the coding sequence ATGAAAGGAAACCGAAAGCGTATGCGGTACCGATCTCTATTCCTGCGACTGATTTTTATTTGCCTGGGAGCCATTCTTGTATCTGTCGCTTTGGAAATCTTTCTGGTACCAAATAACATCATAGACGGAGGCATTACCGGTATCTCCATCATGCTCGCTCATTTGACCGGGATTAAGCTGGGGCTGTACCTGTTTGTTCTCAACCTGCCTTTTCTTGTGATTGGGTATAAGCAAATTGGCAAGACCTTTGCCTTATCGACGTTGATTGGTGTGGCGGTGATGTCGATCGGAACTACGTATTTGATACCCGTTCCCGTATTGACGCATGACCTCCTGCTTTCCGCGGTATTTGGCGGGATTATCCTGGGTATCGGGATCGGCATGGTGATCCGGGCTGGTGGTTCCCTTGATGGCACGGAGATCGTTTCTATTCTGCTCAGCAAAAAGTCTCCCTTCTCCGTCGGCGAGCTTGTCATGATTATCAATATCTTTATCCTGGGAAGTGCCGGCTTTATCTTTGGATGGGACAAAGCCATGTACTCACTGATTGCCTACTATATCGCCTTCAAGATGATTGATATCACCATCGAAGGTTTGGATCAGTCTAAGTCAGTCTGGATTATCAGTGAAGAGTACACCCAGATCGGGGAGGCACTGAGTGCAAGACTGGGCAGGGGCGTGACGTATCTGGAGGGCGAAGGCGGGTATTCCGGCGAGTATAAAAAAGTGATCTTTTGTGTCATTACCCGCTTGGAAGAAGCGAAGCTGAAAACGATCGTAGAAGAGATCGATGACTCCGCCTTTCTGGCGATCGGGAATATCCACGATGTACGCGGAGGACGATTTAAGAAGAAAAATATCCACTAA
- the mqnC gene encoding cyclic dehypoxanthinyl futalosine synthase — protein MQTVDRILDKALRGERIGLEECITLLESDEIEKMGHVANELKKKRHPEPIVTFNIGRNINYTNVCDVYCRFCAFYRPPGSSEGYVLPDETILAKIQETVDVGGDEILMQGGVNPDLPFTYYLDLLRKIKQRFPQIIMHSFSPAEIQKMKELSGLPLEEVLRQLRDAGLDSLPGGGGEILDDRTRRKISRLKGSWTDWMDVMKAAHKIGMNTTATMVYGFGESMEERALHMLRVREAQDECKANGYASEGFTAFIAWPFQPDNTNLKVEKSKPEEYLKIVAINRIMLDNINNLQASWVTMGPEIGKLALSYGVNDFGSTMIEENVVSAAGTTHKVNIDLILRLIRETGNIPAQRNTRYEILRVFHDQDKVDRDFVMQN, from the coding sequence ATGCAGACAGTGGACCGTATCCTGGACAAGGCACTGCGAGGAGAGCGGATCGGACTGGAAGAGTGCATTACGCTCTTGGAATCAGATGAAATCGAAAAAATGGGACATGTCGCAAACGAATTGAAAAAGAAACGTCACCCTGAACCAATCGTAACGTTCAACATCGGACGCAACATCAATTACACCAATGTCTGTGACGTCTACTGCCGTTTTTGTGCCTTTTACCGGCCGCCAGGATCGAGCGAAGGGTATGTCCTGCCCGACGAGACGATCCTCGCCAAGATTCAGGAAACCGTAGATGTAGGCGGCGACGAAATCCTGATGCAGGGCGGAGTCAATCCGGATCTTCCGTTCACGTATTACCTGGACCTGCTGCGCAAAATCAAGCAGCGTTTTCCACAAATCATTATGCACTCCTTCTCCCCTGCCGAGATTCAAAAAATGAAAGAGCTTTCCGGCTTGCCGCTGGAAGAAGTGCTGCGTCAGCTCCGCGATGCCGGACTTGACTCCCTGCCAGGCGGAGGCGGCGAGATTCTCGATGACCGGACACGCCGAAAAATCAGCCGTTTGAAAGGCTCCTGGACGGACTGGATGGACGTCATGAAGGCAGCCCACAAAATTGGCATGAATACCACAGCCACAATGGTGTACGGCTTCGGTGAATCCATGGAAGAGCGCGCCTTGCATATGCTTCGCGTCCGTGAGGCGCAAGATGAATGCAAAGCGAACGGATATGCTTCAGAGGGCTTTACTGCCTTTATCGCTTGGCCCTTCCAGCCGGATAATACCAATCTCAAGGTGGAAAAATCCAAACCGGAAGAATATCTGAAAATCGTCGCCATCAACCGGATTATGCTGGACAATATCAACAATCTCCAGGCATCCTGGGTCACGATGGGTCCGGAAATCGGCAAACTGGCTCTCTCCTACGGTGTGAATGATTTCGGCAGCACCATGATCGAGGAAAATGTCGTCTCTGCTGCGGGTACAACCCACAAGGTAAATATCGACCTGATCCTCCGGTTGATTCGAGAGACGGGGAATATTCCGGCGCAGCGCAACACACGCTATGAAATCCTGAGGGTTTTCCACGATCAGGATAAAGTAGACCGCGATTTTGTCATGCAAAACTAA
- a CDS encoding nitric oxide synthase oxygenase — MSDTIRLREEARTFLLECYAYLGKSDAVVQSRWHMIEQEIQSTGSYAHTFEELHYGVKAAWRNSNRCIGRFFWNTIHLFDAREATSEEEIRDALLRHIEYATNGGKIRPAITVFRAAANHQERIRIWNHQLIRYAGFETETGVIGDPHSLPFTKKCLELGWAAKQEPFEILPLVFQIGDRPPALFEIPKEYVLEVPISHPHYSWFDELSLRWYAVPIISEMRLEVGGIPYTAAPFNGWYMETEIGARNFADEDRFHMLPQVAAYMGLDTSTNASFWKDKALIELNLAVHHSYKEAGVSIVDHHTAAQQFKMFEQQEQEAGRRVTGDWTWLIPPVSPATTHIFHKSYDNTWLSPNFFYQEKPY, encoded by the coding sequence ATTTCAGATACAATACGACTACGAGAAGAAGCACGCACGTTTCTTTTGGAATGCTACGCCTATCTCGGCAAATCCGATGCGGTAGTGCAAAGCCGCTGGCACATGATCGAGCAAGAAATCCAGTCGACCGGCTCCTATGCACATACTTTTGAAGAATTGCATTATGGAGTCAAAGCGGCGTGGCGCAACAGCAACCGCTGTATCGGACGTTTTTTCTGGAATACCATCCATCTCTTCGATGCCAGAGAAGCGACAAGCGAGGAAGAAATCCGCGATGCCCTGCTTCGCCATATTGAATACGCAACCAACGGTGGAAAAATCCGCCCTGCGATCACTGTTTTTCGAGCAGCTGCCAACCATCAGGAACGGATTCGCATTTGGAACCATCAATTAATCCGCTATGCAGGCTTCGAGACCGAAACAGGCGTGATTGGCGACCCGCATTCGCTTCCTTTTACCAAGAAGTGCCTGGAATTGGGCTGGGCAGCCAAGCAGGAGCCCTTTGAAATTTTGCCGCTCGTGTTTCAAATTGGCGATCGCCCGCCCGCCTTGTTTGAGATCCCTAAAGAATATGTCCTGGAAGTGCCGATTTCTCATCCCCACTATAGCTGGTTTGATGAGCTCTCGCTTCGCTGGTACGCCGTTCCGATCATTTCGGAGATGCGTCTGGAGGTAGGAGGAATTCCCTATACCGCCGCTCCGTTTAACGGATGGTACATGGAGACTGAGATTGGCGCCCGCAACTTTGCTGACGAGGATCGCTTTCATATGCTTCCGCAAGTCGCAGCTTATATGGGGCTGGATACATCAACCAACGCCAGCTTTTGGAAGGACAAGGCCTTGATTGAGCTGAACCTGGCTGTACACCACTCTTATAAAGAAGCAGGCGTCAGTATCGTGGATCATCACACGGCTGCGCAGCAGTTTAAAATGTTTGAACAGCAGGAGCAGGAGGCGGGGCGAAGGGTTACCGGAGACTGGACCTGGCTGATTCCTCCTGTTTCACCCGCGACCACGCATATTTTTCACAAATCCTACGATAACACCTGGCTCTCCCCCAACTTTTTCTATCAGGAGAAGCCGTACTGA